One stretch of Tachysurus fulvidraco isolate hzauxx_2018 chromosome 12, HZAU_PFXX_2.0, whole genome shotgun sequence DNA includes these proteins:
- the LOC113659349 gene encoding trichohyalin-like isoform X6: protein MAFRLLPLPSKYRNMALFDKLPPMSREGFRYKLPAPFRLNKEKDRKVDVRMPFNRSSCQADRQYCVQKDKKSLDCLKEHSQNSKQTSNGRQEKYDRSKLEHFVSESYDIPRKRGETNIKSLSGYQISHKDRVYENEMRISKEIHKKEIVLQEKLLKAAENIRKIQMRTAIEDKVKKEQMNPRKAENSLYYKEKGKWDWESTRNRVLGGKRHEGQQEGFNIWDKEKDGMERQEDHVKETNACQIEKRRKGIEMENRNTQRTTKAMEKDRDHIEEMTGHTQERARTERDKTRRERIVEQRKNEIRVYDQIDRQEKEIVRGYDGEERRHEQVKHKKDIDIGDEVQQWDVMDKFALNVPIKAEAVSRYNKKDLFIKDHLATHKRVHQYSYMAAEEKHLRQPLPEAGPSTQNGKSLQQEQVNQHQIGLDITHELSVSHQCHILGAKNYELIKKKRQPPVNQQSYSKNVAVYEKRPPLSREGFRYNSPSPFTLNEDKERKGAVREDKTRRERDMKWQKNEIREYEQIDRQEKEIVRGYDGEERRHEQVKHKKDVDIGDEVKQWDVMEKSALNSPIKEKAVSSHDETIVLTTDHLATHERVHQYGNLAAEEKPLKQPLPEAGPSTQSCKSIQQEQLSQERNPDADLQLVRCEVCNRKFKEDRLEKHISICQKIQKPKRQVYNSSQHRLKGTDQGELLKTKGLYKAPENIQPDHAPAAGGFQPSTDPNPHYINSPHCTRHSPPEPAERHNPICQQIKSRNPPPRKRQHQIGFDIMHELSASRQCHISETKNCELIGRKKPSENQQSYSKNVAVYEKRPPLSREGFRYNSPSPFTLNEDKERKGAVREDKTRRERDVKWQKNEIREYEQIDRQEKEIVRGYDGEERRHEQVKHKKDVDIGDEVQQWDVMEKSALNSPIKGKAVSSHDETIVLTTDHLATHERVHQYGNLAAEEKPLKQPLPEAGPSTQSCKSIQQGQLSQERNPDADLQLVRCEVCNRKFKEDRLEKHISICQKIQKPKRQVYNSSQHRLKGTDQGELLKTKGLYKAPEKQEAFVENIQPDHAPAAGGFQPSTDPNPHYITSPHCTRRFAPGPAERHIPKWQHIKSRPPPPMQHQHQIGFDITHELSASRQCHISETKNCELIGRKQPSENQQSYTKRHPADQGLHIAG, encoded by the exons ATGGCTTTCAGGTTGTTGCCTCTGCCTAGTAAATACAG gAACATGGCCTTATTTGACAAACTTCCACCCATGAGCAGAGAAGGCTTCAGGTACAAATTACCTGCTCCCTTTCGACTAAATAAAGAGAAGGATCGAAAAGTGGATGTGAGAATGCCATTTAACCGAAGCAGCTGCCAAGCAGATCGTCAATACTGtgtacaaaaagacaaaaaaagccTTGATTGCCTTAAGGAGCACTCACAAAATAGTAAACAGACCAGTAACGGGAGACAGGAGAAATATGATAGGTCTAAATTGGAGCATTTTGTTAGTGAATCCTATGATATACCCAGAAAAAGAGGCGAGACCAACATCAAATCACTCAGTGGGTATCAGATCTCACACAAGGACAGAGTTTATGAAAATGAGATGCGAATTTCAAAGGAAATACACAAAAAGGAAATTGTATTACAAGAAAAGTTGTTAAAAGCAGCAGAAAATATCAGAAAGATTCAAATGAGAACTGCGATTGAAGACAAGGTGAAAAAGGAGCAAATGAACCcaagaaaagcagaaaacagtttatattaTAAAGAGAAAGGAAAGTGGGACTGGGAGAGCACCAGAAACAGGGTTTTAGGAGGAAAAAGGCATGAAGGACAACAAGAGGGATTCAACATCTGGGATAAAGAGAAAGATGGTATGGAAAGACAGGAGGATCATGTGAAAGAGACAAATGCTTGTCAGatagagaaaaggagaaaaggaaTAGAGATGGAGAATAGAAATACTCAGAGAACCACAAAAGCTATGGAAAAGGACAGGGACCATATTGAAGAAATGACAGGGCATACACAGGAAAGAGCAAGAACCGAAAGAGACAAAACGAGGAGAGAAAGAATAGTAGAACAGCGAAAGAATGAGATCAGAGTATATGACCAGATAGACAGGCAGGAGAAAGAAATAGTGAGAGGGTATgatggagaagagagaagacatGAACAGGTAAAGCATAAGAAAGATATAGATATAGGCGATGAGGTTCAGCAATGGGACGTAATGGACAAATTTGCCTTAAATGTGCCTATAAAAGCGGAAGCTGTCTCCAGGTATaacaaaaaagatttatttataaaggacCATTTGGCAACTCATAAGAGAGTCCATCAGTACAGTTACATGGCTGCAGAGGAGAAGCATCTCAGACAGCCACTTCCTGAAGCTGGTCCAAGCACTCAGAATGGTAAAAGTCTCCAGCAAGAACAAGTCAATCAACATCAGATTGGACTCGATATCACGCATGAATTATCTGTGTCACATCAATGTCATATCTTGGGAGCCAAAAATTATGAacttataaagaaaaaaaggcaacCACCAGTGAATCAACAGAGCTACAgtaag AATGTGGCCGTATATGAAAAACGTCCACCCCTGAGTAGAGAAGGCTTCAGATACAATTCACCTTCTCCCTTTACACTGAATGAAGATAAGGAGAGAAAAGGGGCTGTGAGGGAAGACAAaacaaggagagaaagagacatgaAATGGCAAAAGAATGAGATCAGAGAATATGAGCAGATAGACAGGCAGGAGAAAGAAATAGTGAGAGGGTATgatggagaagagagaagacatGAACAGGTGAAGCATAAGAAAGATGTAGATATAGGCGATGAGGTTAAGCAATGGGACGTAATGgaaaaatctgctttaaatTCACCTATTAAAGAGAAGGCTGTCTCCAGCCATGACGAAACAATTGTACTTACAACAGACCATTTGGCAACTCATGAGAGAGTCCATCAGTACGGTAACTTGGCTGCAGAGGAGAAGCCTCTCAAACAGCCACTTCCTGAAGCTGGTCCAAGCACTCAGAGCTGTAAAAGCATCCAGCAAGAACAACTCAGTCAAGAAAGAAATCCTGATGCTGATTTACAACTTGTACGTTGTGAAGTATGTAACAGAAAGTTTAAAGAAGATCGTCTGGAGAAGCATATCAGCATTTGTcagaaaatacaaaaacctAAGCGTCAGGTCTACAACTCCTCACAGCACCGGCTCAAAGGCACTGATCAAGGGGAGCTTTTGAAGACAAAGGGTCTATATAAAGCACCAGAG AACATACAGCCAGATCATGCTCCTGCAGCCGGAGGCTTTCAGCCAAGTACAGATCCGAATCCACATTATATAAACAGCCCCCACTGTACCAGACATTCTCCCCCTGAACCAGCTGAGAGACACAATCCAATATGCCAGCAAATTAAGAGCAGAAATCCACCTCCAAGGAAGCGTCAGCATCAGATTGGATTCGATATCATGCATGAATTATCCGCTTCACGTCAATGTCATATCTCGGAAACCAAAAACTGTGAACTTATAGGGAGAAAGAAACCGTCTGAGAATCAACAGAGCTACAGTAag AATGTGGCCGTATATGAAAAACGTCCACCCCTGAGTAGAGAAGGCTTCAGATACAATTCACCTTCTCCCTTTACACTGAATGAAGATAAGGAGAGAAAAGGGGCTGTGAGGGAAGACAAaacaaggagagaaagagacgtgAAATGGCAAAAGAATGAGATCAGAGAATATGAGCAGATAGACAGGCAGGAGAAAGAAATAGTGAGAGGGTATgatggagaagagagaagacatGAACAGGTGAAGCATAAGAAAGATGTAGATATAGGCGATGAGGTTCAGCAATGGGATGTAATGgaaaaatctgctttaaatTCACCTATTAAAGGGAAGGCTGTCTCCAGCCATGACGAAACAATTGTACTTACAACAGACCATTTGGCAACTCATGAGAGAGTCCATCAGTACGGTAACTTGGCTGCAGAGGAGAAGCCTCTCAAACAGCCACTTCCTGAAGCTGGTCCAAGCACTCAGAGCTGTAAAAGCATCCAGCAAGGACAACTCAGTCAAGAAAGAAATCCTGATGCTGATTTACAACTTGTACGTTGTGAAGTATGTAACAGAAAGTTTAAAGAAGATCGTCTGGAGAAGCATATCAGCATTTGTcagaaaatacaaaaacctAAGCGTCAAGTCTACAACTCCTCACAGCACCGGCTCAAAGGCACTGATCAAGGGGAGCTTTTGAAGACAAAGGGTCTATATAAAGCACCAGAG AAACAGGAGGCTTTCGTTGAGAACATACAGCCAGATCATGCTCCTGCAGCCGGAGGCTTTCAGCCAAGTACAGATCCGAATCCACATTATATAACCAGCCCCCACTGTACCAGACGTTTTGCCCCTGGTCCAGCTGAGAGACACATTCCAAAGTGGCAGCACATTaagagcagacctccacctccAATGCAGCATCAGCATCAGATTGGATTCGATATCACGCATGAATTATCCGCTTCACGTCAATGTCATATCTCGGAAACCAAAAACTGTGAACTTATAGGGAGAAAGCAACCATCTGAGAATCAACAGAGCTACACTaag AGACATCCAGCTGACCAAGGACTCCACATTGCCGGCTGA
- the LOC113659349 gene encoding trichohyalin-like isoform X3: protein MAFRLLPLPSKYRNMALFDKLPPMSREGFRYKLPAPFRLNKEKDRKVDVRMPFNRSSCQADRQYCVQKDKKSLDCLKEHSQNSKQTSNGRQEKYDRSKLEHFVSESYDIPRKRGETNIKSLSGYQISHKDRVYENEMRISKEIHKKEIVLQEKLLKAAENIRKIQMRTAIEDKVKKEQMNPRKAENSLYYKEKGKWDWESTRNRVLGGKRHEGQQEGFNIWDKEKDGMERQEDHVKETNACQIEKRRKGIEMENRNTQRTTKAMEKDRDHIEEMTGHTQERARTERDKTRRERIVEQRKNEIRVYDQIDRQEKEIVRGYDGEERRHEQVKHKKDIDIGDEVQQWDVMDKFALNVPIKAEAVSRYNKKDLFIKDHLATHKRVHQYSYMAAEEKHLRQPLPEAGPSTQNGKSLQQEQVNQHQIGLDITHELSVSHQCHILGAKNYELIKKKRQPPVNQQSYSKNVAVYEKRPPLSREGFRYNSPSPFTLNEDKERKGAVREDKTRRERDMKWQKNEIREYEQIDRQEKEIVRGYDGEERRHEQVKHKKDVDIGDEVKQWDVMEKSALNSPIKEKAVSSHDETIVLTTDHLATHERVHQYGNLAAEEKPLKQPLPEAGPSTQSCKSIQQEQLSQERNPDADLQLVRCEVCNRKFKEDRLEKHISICQKIQKPKRQVYNSSQHRLKGTDQGELLKTKGLYKAPENIQPDHAPAAGGFQPSTDPNPHYINSPHCTRHSPPEPAERHNPICQQIKSRNPPPRKRQHQIGFDIMHELSASRQCHISETKNCELIGRKKPSENQQSYSKNVAVYEKRPPLSREGFRYNSPSPFTLNEDKERKGAVREDKTRRERDVKWQKNEIREYEQIDRQEKEIVRGYDGEERRHEQVKHKKDVDIGDEVQQWDVMEKSALNSPIKGKAVSSHDETIVLTTDHLATHERVHQYGNLAAEEKPLKQPLPEAGPSTQSCKSIQQGQLSQERNPDADLQLVRCEVCNRKFKEDRLEKHISICQKIQKPKRQVYNSSQHRLKGTDQGELLKTKGLYKAPENIQPDHAPAAGGFQPSTDPNPHYITSPHCTRRFAPGPAERHIPKWQHIKSRPPPPMQHQHQIGFDITHELSASRQCHISETKNCELIGRKQPSENQQSYTKRKKINQRHAPPAVRGFQPRADANPHYITCPHCTRLFAPVPADRHIPICQNIKNRQRQHQT, encoded by the exons ATGGCTTTCAGGTTGTTGCCTCTGCCTAGTAAATACAG gAACATGGCCTTATTTGACAAACTTCCACCCATGAGCAGAGAAGGCTTCAGGTACAAATTACCTGCTCCCTTTCGACTAAATAAAGAGAAGGATCGAAAAGTGGATGTGAGAATGCCATTTAACCGAAGCAGCTGCCAAGCAGATCGTCAATACTGtgtacaaaaagacaaaaaaagccTTGATTGCCTTAAGGAGCACTCACAAAATAGTAAACAGACCAGTAACGGGAGACAGGAGAAATATGATAGGTCTAAATTGGAGCATTTTGTTAGTGAATCCTATGATATACCCAGAAAAAGAGGCGAGACCAACATCAAATCACTCAGTGGGTATCAGATCTCACACAAGGACAGAGTTTATGAAAATGAGATGCGAATTTCAAAGGAAATACACAAAAAGGAAATTGTATTACAAGAAAAGTTGTTAAAAGCAGCAGAAAATATCAGAAAGATTCAAATGAGAACTGCGATTGAAGACAAGGTGAAAAAGGAGCAAATGAACCcaagaaaagcagaaaacagtttatattaTAAAGAGAAAGGAAAGTGGGACTGGGAGAGCACCAGAAACAGGGTTTTAGGAGGAAAAAGGCATGAAGGACAACAAGAGGGATTCAACATCTGGGATAAAGAGAAAGATGGTATGGAAAGACAGGAGGATCATGTGAAAGAGACAAATGCTTGTCAGatagagaaaaggagaaaaggaaTAGAGATGGAGAATAGAAATACTCAGAGAACCACAAAAGCTATGGAAAAGGACAGGGACCATATTGAAGAAATGACAGGGCATACACAGGAAAGAGCAAGAACCGAAAGAGACAAAACGAGGAGAGAAAGAATAGTAGAACAGCGAAAGAATGAGATCAGAGTATATGACCAGATAGACAGGCAGGAGAAAGAAATAGTGAGAGGGTATgatggagaagagagaagacatGAACAGGTAAAGCATAAGAAAGATATAGATATAGGCGATGAGGTTCAGCAATGGGACGTAATGGACAAATTTGCCTTAAATGTGCCTATAAAAGCGGAAGCTGTCTCCAGGTATaacaaaaaagatttatttataaaggacCATTTGGCAACTCATAAGAGAGTCCATCAGTACAGTTACATGGCTGCAGAGGAGAAGCATCTCAGACAGCCACTTCCTGAAGCTGGTCCAAGCACTCAGAATGGTAAAAGTCTCCAGCAAGAACAAGTCAATCAACATCAGATTGGACTCGATATCACGCATGAATTATCTGTGTCACATCAATGTCATATCTTGGGAGCCAAAAATTATGAacttataaagaaaaaaaggcaacCACCAGTGAATCAACAGAGCTACAgtaag AATGTGGCCGTATATGAAAAACGTCCACCCCTGAGTAGAGAAGGCTTCAGATACAATTCACCTTCTCCCTTTACACTGAATGAAGATAAGGAGAGAAAAGGGGCTGTGAGGGAAGACAAaacaaggagagaaagagacatgaAATGGCAAAAGAATGAGATCAGAGAATATGAGCAGATAGACAGGCAGGAGAAAGAAATAGTGAGAGGGTATgatggagaagagagaagacatGAACAGGTGAAGCATAAGAAAGATGTAGATATAGGCGATGAGGTTAAGCAATGGGACGTAATGgaaaaatctgctttaaatTCACCTATTAAAGAGAAGGCTGTCTCCAGCCATGACGAAACAATTGTACTTACAACAGACCATTTGGCAACTCATGAGAGAGTCCATCAGTACGGTAACTTGGCTGCAGAGGAGAAGCCTCTCAAACAGCCACTTCCTGAAGCTGGTCCAAGCACTCAGAGCTGTAAAAGCATCCAGCAAGAACAACTCAGTCAAGAAAGAAATCCTGATGCTGATTTACAACTTGTACGTTGTGAAGTATGTAACAGAAAGTTTAAAGAAGATCGTCTGGAGAAGCATATCAGCATTTGTcagaaaatacaaaaacctAAGCGTCAGGTCTACAACTCCTCACAGCACCGGCTCAAAGGCACTGATCAAGGGGAGCTTTTGAAGACAAAGGGTCTATATAAAGCACCAGAG AACATACAGCCAGATCATGCTCCTGCAGCCGGAGGCTTTCAGCCAAGTACAGATCCGAATCCACATTATATAAACAGCCCCCACTGTACCAGACATTCTCCCCCTGAACCAGCTGAGAGACACAATCCAATATGCCAGCAAATTAAGAGCAGAAATCCACCTCCAAGGAAGCGTCAGCATCAGATTGGATTCGATATCATGCATGAATTATCCGCTTCACGTCAATGTCATATCTCGGAAACCAAAAACTGTGAACTTATAGGGAGAAAGAAACCGTCTGAGAATCAACAGAGCTACAGTAag AATGTGGCCGTATATGAAAAACGTCCACCCCTGAGTAGAGAAGGCTTCAGATACAATTCACCTTCTCCCTTTACACTGAATGAAGATAAGGAGAGAAAAGGGGCTGTGAGGGAAGACAAaacaaggagagaaagagacgtgAAATGGCAAAAGAATGAGATCAGAGAATATGAGCAGATAGACAGGCAGGAGAAAGAAATAGTGAGAGGGTATgatggagaagagagaagacatGAACAGGTGAAGCATAAGAAAGATGTAGATATAGGCGATGAGGTTCAGCAATGGGATGTAATGgaaaaatctgctttaaatTCACCTATTAAAGGGAAGGCTGTCTCCAGCCATGACGAAACAATTGTACTTACAACAGACCATTTGGCAACTCATGAGAGAGTCCATCAGTACGGTAACTTGGCTGCAGAGGAGAAGCCTCTCAAACAGCCACTTCCTGAAGCTGGTCCAAGCACTCAGAGCTGTAAAAGCATCCAGCAAGGACAACTCAGTCAAGAAAGAAATCCTGATGCTGATTTACAACTTGTACGTTGTGAAGTATGTAACAGAAAGTTTAAAGAAGATCGTCTGGAGAAGCATATCAGCATTTGTcagaaaatacaaaaacctAAGCGTCAAGTCTACAACTCCTCACAGCACCGGCTCAAAGGCACTGATCAAGGGGAGCTTTTGAAGACAAAGGGTCTATATAAAGCACCAGAG AACATACAGCCAGATCATGCTCCTGCAGCCGGAGGCTTTCAGCCAAGTACAGATCCGAATCCACATTATATAACCAGCCCCCACTGTACCAGACGTTTTGCCCCTGGTCCAGCTGAGAGACACATTCCAAAGTGGCAGCACATTaagagcagacctccacctccAATGCAGCATCAGCATCAGATTGGATTCGATATCACGCATGAATTATCCGCTTCACGTCAATGTCATATCTCGGAAACCAAAAACTGTGAACTTATAGGGAGAAAGCAACCATCTGAGAATCAACAGAGCTACACTaag CGCAAAAAGATTAACCAACGTCATGCTCCTCCTGCAGTCAGAGGCTTTCAGCCAAGGGCAGATGCGAATCCACATTATATAACCTGCCCCCACTGTACCAGACTTTTTGCCCCTGTTCCAGCTGATAGACACATTCCAATATGCCAGAACATTAAGAACAGGCAGCGTCAGCATCAAACGTGA
- the LOC113659349 gene encoding trichohyalin-like isoform X2 yields MAFRLLPLPSKYRNMALFDKLPPMSREGFRYKLPAPFRLNKEKDRKVDVRMPFNRSSCQADRQYCVQKDKKSLDCLKEHSQNSKQTSNGRQEKYDRSKLEHFVSESYDIPRKRGETNIKSLSGYQISHKDRVYENEMRISKEIHKKEIVLQEKLLKAAENIRKIQMRTAIEDKVKKEQMNPRKAENSLYYKEKGKWDWESTRNRVLGGKRHEGQQEGFNIWDKEKDGMERQEDHVKETNACQIEKRRKGIEMENRNTQRTTKAMEKDRDHIEEMTGHTQERARTERDKTRRERIVEQRKNEIRVYDQIDRQEKEIVRGYDGEERRHEQVKHKKDIDIGDEVQQWDVMDKFALNVPIKAEAVSRYNKKDLFIKDHLATHKRVHQYSYMAAEEKHLRQPLPEAGPSTQNGKSLQQEQVNQHQIGLDITHELSVSHQCHILGAKNYELIKKKRQPPVNQQSYSKNVAVYEKRPPLSREGFRYNSPSPFTLNEDKERKGAVREDKTRRERDMKWQKNEIREYEQIDRQEKEIVRGYDGEERRHEQVKHKKDVDIGDEVKQWDVMEKSALNSPIKEKAVSSHDETIVLTTDHLATHERVHQYGNLAAEEKPLKQPLPEAGPSTQSCKSIQQEQLSQERNPDADLQLVRCEVCNRKFKEDRLEKHISICQKIQKPKRQVYNSSQHRLKGTDQGELLKTKGLYKAPEPDHAPAAGGFQPSTDPNPHYINSPHCTRHSPPEPAERHNPICQQIKSRNPPPRKRQHQIGFDIMHELSASRQCHISETKNCELIGRKKPSENQQSYSKNVAVYEKRPPLSREGFRYNSPSPFTLNEDKERKGAVREDKTRRERDVKWQKNEIREYEQIDRQEKEIVRGYDGEERRHEQVKHKKDVDIGDEVQQWDVMEKSALNSPIKGKAVSSHDETIVLTTDHLATHERVHQYGNLAAEEKPLKQPLPEAGPSTQSCKSIQQGQLSQERNPDADLQLVRCEVCNRKFKEDRLEKHISICQKIQKPKRQVYNSSQHRLKGTDQGELLKTKGLYKAPEKQEAFVENIQPDHAPAAGGFQPSTDPNPHYITSPHCTRRFAPGPAERHIPKWQHIKSRPPPPMQHQHQIGFDITHELSASRQCHISETKNCELIGRKQPSENQQSYTKRKKINQRHAPPAVRGFQPRADANPHYITCPHCTRLFAPVPADRHIPICQNIKNRQRQHQT; encoded by the exons ATGGCTTTCAGGTTGTTGCCTCTGCCTAGTAAATACAG gAACATGGCCTTATTTGACAAACTTCCACCCATGAGCAGAGAAGGCTTCAGGTACAAATTACCTGCTCCCTTTCGACTAAATAAAGAGAAGGATCGAAAAGTGGATGTGAGAATGCCATTTAACCGAAGCAGCTGCCAAGCAGATCGTCAATACTGtgtacaaaaagacaaaaaaagccTTGATTGCCTTAAGGAGCACTCACAAAATAGTAAACAGACCAGTAACGGGAGACAGGAGAAATATGATAGGTCTAAATTGGAGCATTTTGTTAGTGAATCCTATGATATACCCAGAAAAAGAGGCGAGACCAACATCAAATCACTCAGTGGGTATCAGATCTCACACAAGGACAGAGTTTATGAAAATGAGATGCGAATTTCAAAGGAAATACACAAAAAGGAAATTGTATTACAAGAAAAGTTGTTAAAAGCAGCAGAAAATATCAGAAAGATTCAAATGAGAACTGCGATTGAAGACAAGGTGAAAAAGGAGCAAATGAACCcaagaaaagcagaaaacagtttatattaTAAAGAGAAAGGAAAGTGGGACTGGGAGAGCACCAGAAACAGGGTTTTAGGAGGAAAAAGGCATGAAGGACAACAAGAGGGATTCAACATCTGGGATAAAGAGAAAGATGGTATGGAAAGACAGGAGGATCATGTGAAAGAGACAAATGCTTGTCAGatagagaaaaggagaaaaggaaTAGAGATGGAGAATAGAAATACTCAGAGAACCACAAAAGCTATGGAAAAGGACAGGGACCATATTGAAGAAATGACAGGGCATACACAGGAAAGAGCAAGAACCGAAAGAGACAAAACGAGGAGAGAAAGAATAGTAGAACAGCGAAAGAATGAGATCAGAGTATATGACCAGATAGACAGGCAGGAGAAAGAAATAGTGAGAGGGTATgatggagaagagagaagacatGAACAGGTAAAGCATAAGAAAGATATAGATATAGGCGATGAGGTTCAGCAATGGGACGTAATGGACAAATTTGCCTTAAATGTGCCTATAAAAGCGGAAGCTGTCTCCAGGTATaacaaaaaagatttatttataaaggacCATTTGGCAACTCATAAGAGAGTCCATCAGTACAGTTACATGGCTGCAGAGGAGAAGCATCTCAGACAGCCACTTCCTGAAGCTGGTCCAAGCACTCAGAATGGTAAAAGTCTCCAGCAAGAACAAGTCAATCAACATCAGATTGGACTCGATATCACGCATGAATTATCTGTGTCACATCAATGTCATATCTTGGGAGCCAAAAATTATGAacttataaagaaaaaaaggcaacCACCAGTGAATCAACAGAGCTACAgtaag AATGTGGCCGTATATGAAAAACGTCCACCCCTGAGTAGAGAAGGCTTCAGATACAATTCACCTTCTCCCTTTACACTGAATGAAGATAAGGAGAGAAAAGGGGCTGTGAGGGAAGACAAaacaaggagagaaagagacatgaAATGGCAAAAGAATGAGATCAGAGAATATGAGCAGATAGACAGGCAGGAGAAAGAAATAGTGAGAGGGTATgatggagaagagagaagacatGAACAGGTGAAGCATAAGAAAGATGTAGATATAGGCGATGAGGTTAAGCAATGGGACGTAATGgaaaaatctgctttaaatTCACCTATTAAAGAGAAGGCTGTCTCCAGCCATGACGAAACAATTGTACTTACAACAGACCATTTGGCAACTCATGAGAGAGTCCATCAGTACGGTAACTTGGCTGCAGAGGAGAAGCCTCTCAAACAGCCACTTCCTGAAGCTGGTCCAAGCACTCAGAGCTGTAAAAGCATCCAGCAAGAACAACTCAGTCAAGAAAGAAATCCTGATGCTGATTTACAACTTGTACGTTGTGAAGTATGTAACAGAAAGTTTAAAGAAGATCGTCTGGAGAAGCATATCAGCATTTGTcagaaaatacaaaaacctAAGCGTCAGGTCTACAACTCCTCACAGCACCGGCTCAAAGGCACTGATCAAGGGGAGCTTTTGAAGACAAAGGGTCTATATAAAGCACCAGAG CCAGATCATGCTCCTGCAGCCGGAGGCTTTCAGCCAAGTACAGATCCGAATCCACATTATATAAACAGCCCCCACTGTACCAGACATTCTCCCCCTGAACCAGCTGAGAGACACAATCCAATATGCCAGCAAATTAAGAGCAGAAATCCACCTCCAAGGAAGCGTCAGCATCAGATTGGATTCGATATCATGCATGAATTATCCGCTTCACGTCAATGTCATATCTCGGAAACCAAAAACTGTGAACTTATAGGGAGAAAGAAACCGTCTGAGAATCAACAGAGCTACAGTAag AATGTGGCCGTATATGAAAAACGTCCACCCCTGAGTAGAGAAGGCTTCAGATACAATTCACCTTCTCCCTTTACACTGAATGAAGATAAGGAGAGAAAAGGGGCTGTGAGGGAAGACAAaacaaggagagaaagagacgtgAAATGGCAAAAGAATGAGATCAGAGAATATGAGCAGATAGACAGGCAGGAGAAAGAAATAGTGAGAGGGTATgatggagaagagagaagacatGAACAGGTGAAGCATAAGAAAGATGTAGATATAGGCGATGAGGTTCAGCAATGGGATGTAATGgaaaaatctgctttaaatTCACCTATTAAAGGGAAGGCTGTCTCCAGCCATGACGAAACAATTGTACTTACAACAGACCATTTGGCAACTCATGAGAGAGTCCATCAGTACGGTAACTTGGCTGCAGAGGAGAAGCCTCTCAAACAGCCACTTCCTGAAGCTGGTCCAAGCACTCAGAGCTGTAAAAGCATCCAGCAAGGACAACTCAGTCAAGAAAGAAATCCTGATGCTGATTTACAACTTGTACGTTGTGAAGTATGTAACAGAAAGTTTAAAGAAGATCGTCTGGAGAAGCATATCAGCATTTGTcagaaaatacaaaaacctAAGCGTCAAGTCTACAACTCCTCACAGCACCGGCTCAAAGGCACTGATCAAGGGGAGCTTTTGAAGACAAAGGGTCTATATAAAGCACCAGAG AAACAGGAGGCTTTCGTTGAGAACATACAGCCAGATCATGCTCCTGCAGCCGGAGGCTTTCAGCCAAGTACAGATCCGAATCCACATTATATAACCAGCCCCCACTGTACCAGACGTTTTGCCCCTGGTCCAGCTGAGAGACACATTCCAAAGTGGCAGCACATTaagagcagacctccacctccAATGCAGCATCAGCATCAGATTGGATTCGATATCACGCATGAATTATCCGCTTCACGTCAATGTCATATCTCGGAAACCAAAAACTGTGAACTTATAGGGAGAAAGCAACCATCTGAGAATCAACAGAGCTACACTaag CGCAAAAAGATTAACCAACGTCATGCTCCTCCTGCAGTCAGAGGCTTTCAGCCAAGGGCAGATGCGAATCCACATTATATAACCTGCCCCCACTGTACCAGACTTTTTGCCCCTGTTCCAGCTGATAGACACATTCCAATATGCCAGAACATTAAGAACAGGCAGCGTCAGCATCAAACGTGA